The DNA region TATTGTATGTTTTGCTTTCGAAGTTAACAAAATTCTTGTTTGTTATTTGTCTTCTCTTGTGGTAAGTCAATCCAAAAATATGATGCTGCATTCACAGGATGGTACATGGAGCACTGTTTCAAAGACCTTTGATACTGTCAAGGATGTAAAAAATCTTTGTTACCATTCTTATTTTGATGTTATGGACGACTTGCGACTAGAAGGGCCTCCAGATGACAAATATTACGAGATCAGGTTTTATGTCATTTATTTCTCACTATGGTTGTTATATTATCATAATATCATGTTCCTACTGAAGTCATTGCTTGAACCATTTGGCTAAGAAGGTGTGAAATCCATGTTTCCTTGCTGATGCAGGCTGCATTATTTACTTGGTGCTGTTATAGCTGCAGTTCTTGGGATCATAGTTGATACGCCAGCGGTATCATTTATTGCCATATGCAAAGGTCCTTACATGCTATTTAAAGGGTGGAATCGTTTGTTTCATGATCTTCTCGGCCGTGAAGGTCCTTTCCTGGAGACAATATGTGTGCCTTTTGCAGGCCTTGCAATCCTTCTGTGGCCACTGGCTGTCATTGGGGCCGTTCTGGCATCCATTATAGCCAGTGTCTTTCTCGGTGCCTATGCAGGTGTTGTGACCTATCAGGTCAGCCCTCATATAAGTTTTCTGTATCTCTGTTAATATCATAGGTAGTGTTAGTACTCAATGCTCATGTAACATAGGCAACATTGAATCCTTTTCTCACTAGCATCGCTGAGTGGCAACTCAACGACACCTTAAATGGATTTCTATTTTCTGAATCTTAAAAAGCCTACCATTTTTGTGCCTTGTCTTAAACATGTAATTTACAATTCAGCTGAATAGATGTTGATACTAATACTAAAAGTATCCATCCTTGGATCTGATTTGAGGATTAGATGTCTTTATTTGTTCCTTAAAAATGCAGGAGTCTATCTTCTTTGGCCTTCGGTACATTATTGCGGCTTTATCCCTTTATGATGAATACAGCAATGACATTCTTGGCATGCCAGAAGGATCCTGCTTCCCTAGGTTCTTATTCTGTTATGCTGCATAATGTGTCCTTATGATTCTGCAGTTAATGCTTTTGACAAGTTTGGTATTTGATAGGCCTCAATATCGGAAAAAGGTCAAAATATCGCGGACAATTTCCCATTCGGACTCCCTGTCAAAGCTAAATCGCCTACGAAAGACTCCTTCTcgaacattttcactgaaagaTAATATTGTTGAGTTGAAACCACTGGAggtattcttttcaaaattttgtccAATGATGCATGACTCGAAAATACGACACCTTTTTTACCCTCTTGAATGTTCAAGTTCTGCATCAGAATTCAGCATTTGTTCTAAATGAATATTTGTTCATGACTAGTGTAGCTGTTTGATGCCTTGTTCAAGGACTGTTATAATGAAGCTGAAACACTGGTTTCCGAAGAGCTGATAACCCGCGACGACATAGAAGCGGCCAAGTCTGGTAAAGGGAGTAGAGTCATTAGTATTGGTTTGCCAGCATACTGCCTTCTCCAGGTGCTCTTGCGCTCTGCGAAGGCCGATTCTGAGGGTTTATTGTTGAGTAAGTAGAAGACTTGTCCCACTGAGATTACTTTTTCCCCAAGTTTCAGGTTTACACTTTCTTTTATGCTCTTTCACATGCTCCCTTGGCTTTAGGTATGTAAGatttttggtttcttcttttttctttttcgatATAGGTGATGGTACCGAACTAACTGGCACAAACAAGCCAAAAGCTAAGATTTTTGAATGGTTGATTAATCCCCTTTTGATCATTAAAGAACAAATCAAAGCAGAAGATCTTTCTGTTTCGGAAGAGGACTACCTCGGCAAGTTGGTTCTCTTGAATGGTCATCCAAATAGGGTAGAAAATTCAACAATAGCAGCTCCTGAATCTGACCGCAAACGTGCTGAGCTTGATGCATTGGCCAGAAGGTATGTCATACAtgcatatatgattgaaaaaagaACAAGGTTCTAAAAACCGAACTAGTCATTGAACCATAGAGTTAGAGGTTCAAAGGTTTAGAGGTTCAACCAGAGTTGAatcgaataaaataaataatatatttatgtataatatatttttagaacaaaaattgattttttttttgtattttattacgTTAAACCGGTTAGTTGTTAAAAATCGAACCAGTTCAATCGGTAATTGATTTTTTGATTGGGTTTTCCGATTCTTTGACTGGTTCATTGCCAATCGATTTTTTCCCGATCCGCACTAGTCTGGTGATAGATTCCAAATTTAACCAGTTGAACCGGCCAGTTCGATCCCAGTCTAAGAACCATGGATAAAAGTAAACTTTTATAGAGACATGAATGATGTAACTTTTCTTCAAATGAAATTGTGTAAGTTACTTAATGTTACAATATTGAATAGTTTTTATTGGACTGTTACACtatatgaagcacggacactttaAGTGTTGAGTTGCCGTATCCACGTGTCAGACACATTTCGGATACGATACTCatcgacactcgtccgacacgcgtgtctgctgtgtccgaccgtatcttaataaaaaataaaaaaattcttcttcGGATACACTTGAACACACCTAAATACTATCACATGTCAGCATGTTCaattttattaaaacaaaaaatattttaaatattttatataattaaaagaagacattaaaaagttaaaaaattattttatattttatatcaataaaatatcaaaatattattgtaatttatctaaaaagtacttt from Arachis hypogaea cultivar Tifrunner chromosome 10, arahy.Tifrunner.gnm2.J5K5, whole genome shotgun sequence includes:
- the LOC112716736 gene encoding uncharacterized membrane protein At3g27390 isoform X1 translates to MEPPKGIWASLWSFICFLPYFIGLMLLGTIKGLLLCPLICLIMAVGNSALILGLWTAHCIWTYYCVARTTQLGPILKIVTCISVLPVLLVLWPVVGIVGSIVGGAAYGFLSPIFATLKAVEEGKEDKLWHCFIDGTWSTVSKTFDTVKDVKNLCYHSYFDVMDDLRLEGPPDDKYYEIRLHYLLGAVIAAVLGIIVDTPAVSFIAICKGPYMLFKGWNRLFHDLLGREGPFLETICVPFAGLAILLWPLAVIGAVLASIIASVFLGAYAGVVTYQESIFFGLRYIIAALSLYDEYSNDILGMPEGSCFPRPQYRKKVKISRTISHSDSLSKLNRLRKTPSRTFSLKDNIVELKPLELFDALFKDCYNEAETLVSEELITRDDIEAAKSGKGSRVISIGLPAYCLLQVLLRSAKADSEGLLLSDGTELTGTNKPKAKIFEWLINPLLIIKEQIKAEDLSVSEEDYLGKLVLLNGHPNRVENSTIAAPESDRKRAELDALARRLQGITKYMTRLPTFKRRFDDLVKTLSHELAERHGGASSSTTITRSKSAFPRIMSTKSSKGKRTNGLDEASEHARDLDTSL
- the LOC112716736 gene encoding uncharacterized membrane protein At3g27390 isoform X2 produces the protein MEPPKGIWASLWSFICFLPYFIGLMLLGTIKGLLLCPLICLIMAVGNSALILGLWTAHCIWTYYCVARTTQLGPILKIVTCISVLPVLLVLWPVVGIVGSIVGGAAYGFLSPIFATLKAVEEGKEDKLWHCFIDGTWSTVSKTFDTVKDVKNLCYHSYFDVMDDLRLEGPPDDKYYEIRLHYLLGAVIAAVLGIIVDTPAVSFIAICKGPYMLFKGWNRLFHDLLGREGPFLETICVPFAGLAILLWPLAVIGAVLASIIASVFLGAYAGVVTYQESIFFGLRYIIAALSLYDEYSNDILGMPEGSCFPRPQYRKKVKISRTISHSDSLSKLNRLRKTPSRTFSLKDNIVELKPLEDCYNEAETLVSEELITRDDIEAAKSGKGSRVISIGLPAYCLLQVLLRSAKADSEGLLLSDGTELTGTNKPKAKIFEWLINPLLIIKEQIKAEDLSVSEEDYLGKLVLLNGHPNRVENSTIAAPESDRKRAELDALARRLQGITKYMTRLPTFKRRFDDLVKTLSHELAERHGGASSSTTITRSKSAFPRIMSTKSSKGKRTNGLDEASEHARDLDTSL